Part of the Engraulis encrasicolus isolate BLACKSEA-1 chromosome 23, IST_EnEncr_1.0, whole genome shotgun sequence genome is shown below.
gtcgtgtggtgtgtgtattttaCAGAGCCCAGGAGGGCTCACCGATAATCTTTTCTAGAGAGTGTCAAGAAAATGTGCATTCACTTTGGAATTATTCACAAGATTGATGATGATAACACACTAATAGGCTGTTGACAGCATTTGTTTGTGCACATACCTACATGTATATGGCAAGCCCTCATTAAATCTATGGCAAATATCTTAATCAGACCCACTAGTCTGGTCTAACATGATTGTGTAGTTCAGACTTCACCCATTCATACTAGCAAGGTTGAATGTAATCAAAATCATGTAAAAATAATGTTAGCATGCTTTATAAATCATGGACACACTTCAGTAAACCGTTCTCACACAAGTAATAACAACTGGACTTGACTAAAGAGCAGCGAGACTTGAGTGTTTAGTCCATGCTAAAGGTGAACGAGTGCACGCTTCATTGACAGTACCATGAATGCGTGACTTAGTAAATTGAGGTACTAAGTGATTGCACGCTTTCTTCACACCCCCCTCAGGAGATTATCAGTGAGCCCTTAAGAGGCTCTGCAGTATTTGGCTTAATCTTATACCTCTCTGTCAGTAGATGCTATGAGCTGAATTGGCTGATCAGACATTAAAAACTTTTTGGTGATTTTCGCCTCAGGTCCAGCACCTAGTTTGTCTGGTGCAAACTGTATCTTGCGGATGAGCAGGCGAGTCGTGTCCCTGTAAGACAACAgtgcaaggtcaaaggtcataataataataataatttttatttttagcgcctttcaagatacccaaggtcactttacaatTAAAACAGATACAGTAGATAACAGTAGAAAAAGTATAATAAAGCATCAATGAATGAAAAATAGGAGaataattaaaaatgtaaaataaaaataaaaattaattaaaacaacaagaaaagtaAAATACAttcgaaaataaaataaaatggaaaaaataaattaataattaaaggaagtggaagtgcctgtcagtgtgtcATGGCCATTGCTATTAGATTAATTCAATCTAGTAATTCATCTAGTAATAATTCATCAAGTCAATGGTGGATTTAATGTTGTAGATTAGAAGGAACACATACTTACTTTCTAGAAATTTCCTCATCTGGATTGTCAGCCTCATTTGCAATGTATGCTTTAACCTCAAAGTCAACACCACAGGCCTGTTGACACAAACAAGGCTACAGGAAACAGATTTTGCACAATTGAAGACACAGCCCAGGCATTTTTTTATTGAGCAGTTTAGCACCTACCAGAAAAATGCCTTGCTTTTGCCTACTGGCAAAGAACTACGTATATATAACAAAATATAAAATTGAGTGGAGGTACTATCGAGGTGCTAGGTTGCCTACCACATACAGGGGGTCCCAATAATATGTTAAACACTTTAAATCTATGTTAAGTAGGTGTTTATTAAAATGTATGACATTTTCAAAGTGCAATagatataaatgtaatgttttgtcttCTCCGATTCTCAAACTGATGTCTGAAGTCTATGCAATGTGAGTCCTGCAATGGTAAGTgaaaggaaaagcacaaaaattgTAAAAATTGTGTGTGATTGGCTTGTGGAGAATGATGTCCAATTGGAGTGCTGACTGGAAATCATTCTTTGTTGGAAAGGTGCTCTTTGCCAATATAATTACGGTAAAGCATTTCAGTTTTACAGAAAATGAATACCATGGTCTACTACAGTTACCACTTTTGAAATGTGCCTACATTTTATTGGAACCCTGTACAgtataatatataaaatatacagtgtatgtgtatgctacgtgacaccttaatttctccctgggatcaataaatgacactctactctactctactctactctactctactctactctactctactccactatatTGTCACTAGACATAGCAGGATGCAactagggtggaaaaggatgaccTACCTTGCCGGCGAAATCTGGGCCAGGTTGGAGTGCCACAGAGCAGGGCAGATTTGTAGGAATCTAATTAGGCAGACAACATGGATTTAAAGATCcccctaatcacacacacacacacacacacacacacacacacacacacacacacacacacacgcacacgcacacgcacacacacacacacacacacacacacacacacacacacacacaagcacacacacgcacgcacgcacgcacgcacgcacacacacacacacacacacataaacaaacaaacacatgtacacacacacgcacacagagacacaatccAATGCATGACAAGCAAACGGACACACATATACTCAATCTCacttgtgcgcgcgcgcacacacacacacacacacacacacacacacacacacacacacacacacacacgcacacagagacacaatccAATGCACGACAAGCAAACAGAAACACATATACTCAAtctcactcgtgcacacacacacacacacacacacacacacacacacacacacacacacacacacacacacacacacacacacacacacacacacacacacacacacagacattctctctctctctctctatctcaaacacacacacacacacacacacacacacacacacacacacacacacacacacacacacacacacacacacacacacacacacacacacacacacacacacacacacaaatacagtcctCCTCCAACTATGTTATTGTTGGTTCGTATCGTATTAAGCATGTTGATTGAAACAGTGACTCACGGTGAAAGTGAAGGCGTAGGCGTCCTCGCCGGCCTTCTTGAGCAGGGCCTGCTGCATGGCCGTGTTGGCGGGCCGCTGCTCCCCCGTGACCGGGTACACCTGCTGCCGCCTCACCCAGATGTCCTTACGGAACTTCAGGCCGCACACGTCCAGGTCCTCGCTGCCGTAGCGAAACGTACAGCTGAGGGAGACAAACGCTGTAGGGGGGGAGAGGAAACGTGGGTCAAGAAAGGGTTAGAAAaggaaaagtgtgtgcgtgtgtgtgtgtgtgtgtgtgtgtgtgtgtgtgtgtgtgtgtgtgtgtgtgtgtgtgtgtgtgtgtgtgtgtgtgtgtgtgtgtgtgcgcgcgtgcgtgtgtgtgtgtgtgtgcgtgcgtgcgtgcgtgtgtgtgtgtgtgtgcgtgctgcgtgcgtgctgcgtgcgtgtttgtgtgtgtctgtccagaaCTTGTGGAGTAATGGTGGTAGGCTGAGAGAGACCCATAGTAACGATTTGGCAAtctagagtggtgtgtgtgtgtgtgcacgtgcacgtgtgtatgtgtgtgtgaaccactGCTGATATAAGATGAAAATAAGACTCACCCCTTCTTCCATCAAGAGCTGATGTATTAACTTGGATCACGCCATCTAACATGAGAAAAAAAAGCGCCAACATGATTATTTCTTATCTACATGCTACTATCATATAATTATGTGCCTATGATATGTATGTATTTCATCATTCAAAAAATATGAATGCATGAATAATCAGTAGACCTACCGACATCCTCAACTTTGTCCACATGGTCCACAAAGTCTCTCTTGCCCAGATAAAGGGAAACCTACAAAAGGAAAGCATATAGTATACCACAAGGCTCATGTCACTGACAGAGTATTGTGAGTGATAATGCAATTAGTTGTTATGTTGTGCGCGGGTGATGGAGAGTAAATTCCTATAAATGCGCCTCACTCACCGTGCCATTCCGGCTGCTCTTCTTGTAGACCCTGCATGATGAGAAAAATACAGTCTGTGTTTGATCTTtatggcatttaaaaaaaaaatctggattgTAGGATAATCCCTTGAAGTGTAACATTTTATATTCCAGGCTTTTCCCAAAATACATAAtaatgatacacacacaaacacgcttacATTCTAAAACTGTCCATGCTTCTAGCCATCCCATCCCTACCCAGGAGCCTTAATCAATAGTCAATGTATAGTAGACAGTACATGTAGAGTGCAGATTCTTCTGTATTGATTATGCTGTATACCTAGAGTTGACATGCATTCATCCCAAATGTCATTTTTGGGAGGAGCAGCATTCTCACTCAATCTATTCTCGCTACTTTCGGATGGGTTGTTAGGGCAGGCTTTTCCCCATGTATAAGTTAAACATTTGGCATGCTATATGTATAGTGAGGCCTCCTTGTTATTTTTCATTTACTTGCATTGCAATTATCTTGTGGCATGACCAGGCTGGCCACATCTAACCGTGTGGTTTGGCCGAGATGGATAGGCCAGGCACAGTGCAGCAGTGCAAGGGGCGGGACCAGTGGTGCTCTTCTAAACCGTCTTCGCACAAAGTAGGATAGCGCCATGGCCAATTGGAGGAATCAAACTTGTTAACCATTGCACTATACCAGATACTTTTATTGCTCGTATGCCATCCAGTCTGAAATGCATTTTGGGCTGAAAGTGTGAAATCTCCAAAAATCCATAATTTCCTTCTATTCTACGCTTCtctatactgccatacaaaggcataTTGCAGTAACTTTACTTTGTCAAAattaagtttagactgaaaatgatcttcataacaccttcttcttcttgttacAAAGCTTTGGTCCAATTACAGTAACTACAGCCAACCTAACGACAACACTTCAGTTTCATTATAGGCATAGTTACCGCACTTTATAGGGCAGTATACTCACTCTACCCTAAGCTACTCTTCTCTATTGTACTGTCCTCTACTCAGCTCCAATAGATAATGGCTAGACTGTATCCAAAACTTTTCCAACCCTGATcagctctactgtactctactgtactctactcaactTCCATGTATTGGCTAGACAGTACCCAAAATAGAACGTCCAATTGTGACGAGGATATGTCTAGCTTTACAGGGCCAATTTCCCTGTCTCTGTTGACTGTTGACTTGTCCATTTGACCAGTCAAGCTCCTTCCTGAGCAGACTATCCCTTCCCGTCTAGCCAAATCACTTGTGATGGCCCAGTGTCAACCCTCGGTAAAGAGGCTAATGCCTATGGATTGTGTGCCGTCTAGGGCTGGACATGAACTTAGCATTGGAACATGTGAACCATGCCACCGACAAATAAATGACACAATTTATCAGCTCCTCCACAGTATATCATTATTTTATGTATATGAAGTCGACTGGCCAATCATTATAATTTACCAGTTATTTGGCTAGCGGCTGATGCCCATTTCCATTCCCGACGACCACTAATAATAGGGGATAACATGCCCCTGAGTCACGAAGCGAACAGCAGCTACAGTATACGACAGGACATTCCAGAATCTCTATGTAGTGTTTTTGAGGCGGGAGTTCTTGCTGTAGTCGGTTGTTTAGCCAAAGAAAAGTGCTGTGTGAGCAGAGAACTAAAGTAGAACAGAACTAAAGCTGTAGAACCctacaagaacccaccacaaatatGATCCAACCAATGCAAATTCAGCTGATCGTAATACTGGTTAattggtctactggttactctgtaaagttacctgtgttgaaaggaaaTCGTGCtccttttttacttttgacacctcagaCGCCTAACTCGAAGCCTCTACCTTGTCGCCTTGCCTATGTGTCACCGCCAAAGTCATATGGCTCTATTCACAACTGTAAGATGTGTTAGGAGTATGTTATATTGTCAAGAATACAATGTATCCAAAATGCAGCTATAGAAATAAGTAAATTAATTAAATAGGACACTTCCCAAAGTATGGAGTAGCCTAATCCATACTACATGAAGTCATGTAAGCTATAATTAATTATTGTTTGTCCTGTATTCTTTAATGGAGCAAATGAAAAGAACAAAGGAGCAGCACTATTTCAATGCAATTCAAAAGGCCTCCCTGACTGCCCATAATATCCATCGGTGTCCCTCTGCATTAGCCGTCACCCATCCCAACACAGCATCCCTACTGTAAAAGTTGGATGGGGTTTTAATTTATCGGTAGGCTACACACTCTGCATTACTGTATGTGGAGGACTACAAAACTAAAGACAACTGTTACACTGTATTATATTGTCAGAAGTTAACAGTTATGTGGTAAAATAGAAAGCAATTCAAAACATACTTACTTTGCCATTACCCCAAGCTGTTCAGGAGTGCCtgcaaaataaacaaatgattaGAGTGATTACATGTTGCACAAAATGTATCGGGCATAAATCAAACCTACATGTTTCCCATTAGTGTATTCATATTACCATAAGCAACTACTAAAAGAAGGCTACTTTCTACGTGAGTGCATTGCAGTGttacctctttgtgcagatgagcCAACCGTCACCGGGTCCGTTCACTCTGActctttgctggaaagactcaactacaccatGACAACATTGCCTTAAGTAGCAGCCTAAGACTTGGTCACGTTACAGTTttgttgacaataaggttatgacagaggctctgcgcaaaggggttaatctCAGATGTATGCCATTGTGCAGACAGATCCTGGATGGTTGCACAATGTTACTCAGGTGGCACAGGTATACGGTCGAGGTGTACATCTTTATGATAGCCAGAGTGTGTACGGGTCATTGACGCAATTGGCACAAGCCAAGATCTTGTTGGTGTCTGTGGTGTATTTATGACCTACTGTCTGCCACAAACAGAACTACGGATTAAATACAATTTCAAAGATAGCCTGAGTCCTTATGGGTCATTGACGTTTTTCAGTTGTACTAGATGTCAGGGTGATACAACAACAGCTAATACCACTATTGTATGAATTcaatgtttttttgctttttaacaGATTATGTTTTTCGAAGCATTTAACATCATATCTGAAGACACAAGTCTGGCCTGTTCATTAGGTATTTACTGAGCAAAACCACTCAAGCATTTTGACATACCAACACTAAATGACAAAATACAGTTACTGATCTTAAAAAGACACATCAATTGGTGCAACGTTTTTCAATACCTCTAGCTAGCTAAGCTCCAGAGCTATAGAAACTGTATTGCTGCACTGTTTTCAGTGGAGGCTGAATTTCACTGTTCCAACTGTCTCTGTGAAACACATCCATGCCTTGCCAGCTAGTATAGaacccccctcaccccaccccaccccgcctcCAGTCAGATAAGAGCAGTGCTTACCTCTCTGTCTTCTGTGCctgctttgtgtgtttgtttgtgtttgtcccgTGACTGCTCTCGCCCACTGGGTTCTTACCTCTCTCTGGCAGGCGAGCATATGGGCGCGTGTATGCGGTGTgtggtatgcgtgtgcgtgtgcgtgtgcgtgtgcgtgtgcgtgtgtgtgtgtgtgtgtgtgtgtttggcccgaGAATGTCCCCTCCCTCTGGGCCGCAAATCCCCActgtgatgcagagagagagagagagagagagagagagagagagagagagagagagagagagagaggacgcgtAGTTGTAAGGTGACTGGTCATTCtctgcccacccccaccctcccacacacacacagacactcacataggCACACAGACACTTCCCCTCCTCTCAGTAGTAGTATAGCACTCCCGCCAAATCCTGTAAGTCTATTACTCTGCGTCGTTTTCAGGCCACAATATGTTGAGAATAAGCGGTGCGCGTGAGTGACCCCGGCTGGATTAAGCATGGACACTGTGTGAGGGCCAAGTGGGGATTCCTACCTGCAGTAGGTTAAAGCCCACAGATCCAACCAGATAACCAAATGCAAATCTGATTCAATGAGGATTTTTCTGCTCCTACTTTATTTATGTTGTGTTTCACCCAAAACATCACAGAAAAAAGTAGGAGCAGAAAAAACCTGgttgacttttttcttttttttatctggGGATTC
Proteins encoded:
- the arr3b gene encoding arrestin 3b, retinal (X-arrestin) codes for the protein MAKVYKKSSRNGTVSLYLGKRDFVDHVDKVEDVDGVIQVNTSALDGRRAFVSLSCTFRYGSEDLDVCGLKFRKDIWVRRQQVYPVTGEQRPANTAMQQALLKKAGEDAYAFTFTIPTNLPCSVALQPGPDFAGKACGVDFEVKAYIANEADNPDEEISRKDTTRLLIRKIQFAPDKLGAGPEAKITKKFLMSDQPIQLIASTDRELYYHGDPIPISVKIINKSNKVVRKVRITIEQTANVVLYSADKYTKVVLCEEYPDQIQPSATHEKEYQVTPLLINNKGKIGLALDGKLKDEDTNLASTSIIRSNGEKDVLGILVSYTIKVTAVTSGKIKELVGNLLNSGVTVEMPLVLMSPKPAERTSRWSSLSHQNSLSLDDQYEEIDIRRNTEIDFPDVKSCHKPSTCSVS